The genomic region TCTGTTTTATTCAGAAACAACCACAATGCGGAACCCATTACCCCGCCAAAACCCTGTCGGCTCAAGACTCCCGCGATAAGTGCACGTCGCCTTGGCTCGACCACTCGAAAAGCACCCTCCTCGCAGAACTCTCCTGACTGAACCGTCCGCATCTAAATCCTCACGGCCATCTGAGATTTCCCATGGGTACATGTACGTTGGCGTCGCCATATCTTTTCCCCATAAGGTTGTGCACCATTCCCATACTTGTCCTGTCATGTCGTAGCAGCCAAACGGTGAGCGGGACTGGGGAAATAGACCGACGGTGCATTTGTTGTTTAGTGCTAGTTCTTCGCAGTTTGATAGACTCGTTGCGAAATTGGTTCCCCATGGGTAAACGTTCTGTCCTGCCTGAGGCTCGCGCTGATCTCCCCTTGATGCTCTCTCCCACTGGGGTTCTGAAGGTAGTCGCACAGTTTGGTTGGGACCTATTTTACCTTCTTTCCTCCATTTTTGAGTAACCCATTGGCAGTATTCTCTGGCGTCATGCCATGTGAGATCTGTCGCTGGTGTGTTCCGCGAATAGGGATCATAGCCATCTTGGCTGAGCCAAGTACGACCAGTTTGCTGCACAAACTCTCCATAGTCTTGGTTCACGACTGGAAACGCGCCGATTTTGAAGGGGCCAATATGAAGCCTGTGAACAGGCCTGGAGTTAGGATGATTGGACGATCCAAAAAGGCTTGTTCCTTCTGTGACTGCGACCAACTCTGTCAGATCGCGCGGATCTCCAAATAGTGAGAGATAGCGACCGGCCATAACCCGATAGGATAAGGGGAGGGTTCCAATCTCGACCACCTTAAGTAGGCGCGCGATGGCTTGGGTGACCAAGGGCGTATTGTTGAGGTCTATGAATTCGGAGGCGACAAGTGCAGCATATTGAGCCTGTTCCTCATCGAGGTCATACTCATGCCGGTTTAGAAGTTCGCAGATCAGCTTCTCCTGCTTTTCTCCCTTTGCAAACCGATTCAGAAGACTTCGAATAATGGGTATTGCCGATTTAGCATCTTGGTCAAAGACATCCAGTATCTCCTGAAAGGATGCTGTCTGTAGCTGCGCAGCCACTAAAAGCTCTTGAACTGCAGTGCACAAAACGAATGGCCATTTCTGTGTCGTCTTTGTCAGAGAATTAAGCTGGCCGTGCCGCTGATGTTCCCATTCGTCCAGCGCACCATGTagaagatcttgaagtgCTTCGGGGTTTAAAACCGTTAGCCAAGCATCCAAGGCACATTCTCCGGTATCCCCGACATGCCCTGCCGCTAGGGACAAGGTAAAAACAGCTGGTCGTGAAGCACCGTTTCCAGAACCATAATCTGTATCCAGATTCAGTTTTCGAGCAAGCTCATATCTTTGAGTCGTAAGTAGCGGTAGTATTTGGAGCTTCGCAAAGCCTACTGGCAGAGTCCAGTCTTGAGTTTCCTCGTCTCTACCCAGTACGAGCAGCCTGACGTGCGGTCTTGGAGTAATAGCGTTGGCTATAGATGTGATGTGCTTCATCCCTTGCGATCCTGCTTTTTCGGTGCCATCCAGTATAAGAAGCAGTTCGTCATATGCTCGTTCTTTTTCTCTACTGTCCCAAGATTCAAGAATTGCAAGTAAATTGTCGTCAACATCTGCAAGGTCTTGCGTGTTGGCGACTGTGACGAGCAATGGCAACGTTCTCAGCCCACTCAATATCTCCTTCCGTCTTTCGCCGCTTTCATTGCGGGGTATTGCGTCTCTGTCTTTCTCAAAGACACCGGTGGTATGGCCAAATATCAGGTATTCTGCAAAGGTCGTCTTGCCCGAGCCACTTTGGCCGGTGAGGAGTAAGAACCGATTGTCTCGTACGGCTTCGAGTGCAGAGACGTAGACTGCATCCTCTCTCGTATTGCCACCTTTGTGCTTCCGCAAGCCTTTTGCTGCTTTGTCTTCAATGGTGAGGTTCACCAGTAGAGGGATGTAGCCTTTAGATAAGAAAACTTTCTCATCATTGCGGGTGGTGAATAGCGTCTTTTGACCTAACGCGACTCCGGCTCGCTCGACCGAACACAAGTCCTCCATATCTTGtgacttgatcttggtgtATGGGCGTGGCTTAGAATGCTTGACACCCCAAAATGTGTCAAGTACTGCATGAACGGGATCAAGACAAGGCTTATAAACGCGATTGAAATTGTTTTCGATTCCTAGTATCCACATCGGCAAAGCACGTCATTTTATACCATATACATGCCATTGCCTCCATGGGTCTATGATAGACGTCGTTTGTTATCAACCATAAGAGGTAACACCGTCTAGATAACATAGTAACAGTGAATTGAACGGTCTAGTAATGCCATGAAGTCTTCCTGAAGCCGCCGATCTCGGAATATGATGAATTTGACTGTCTTCATTATTTGTTCCTGCACCGTGCCTCTCTACATACAAAGCTCTGTTCTTCGACTCCAGTTCAGCATGCTTGTTACTCTCCGCGACTCTTGGTGTCTTATTCTACTCCAGGAATTTGTAACTACGTCGATTTTAAGTTGAACTCGCCTTATTTTGCCTACAGTGAATTATCCACCACTTTTCTAAACCCTAACACTACTTCTTCCGGCCATACAGATACTTCATCGCCGTGATGCTCAAAATGGCGATTCCGCCAAACAGGATCAAAATCTGGTAACCATACTTGTACTTTGGGGCATCGTATGTCGGAAATAGGACCACTGTCCTAAATTAGCTCTCATCTACATATTATACGCGTCATGTGAAAACTTACACGGCACCCAGAGGACCCAGGCATAAGACACAAGATTAGCTGTTGCGACCAAAAGCTGCCTCGTGTTGGTATCAGCGGCGTTCAACCCATATGTCCAACTCTGTTTCATGCATTAGCTGTGACCCTGAGAATAATACAGTGTCACTTACAATCAGGACAGGAGTACATGCTGAGCCGGCGTAGGAGATGTAGTAAGCGAACATGAGAGCGGACTTGGGAATATCCCAGACCGAAAGAAGAATATTGGCTACAATCATCAGAAGCGTAAGGGACGCAATCAGCCAGTAGTACTGCTTGGTTCGGTCCGCAATCATGCCCCAGGCAACAGTTACAACGATGGCGAGCGCATTCCCACCAGTCGGTAGGTAGTTGATCTTTTGCACGCTGTATCCCTCTGCCTTGAGCCAGAGGTTGAAGTAGCTTGTAGCTGTGTGGCAAGCAGCGACCATGCTGCGAGGTATAAGCCACTGCGGTATGGAAATCGGTGGGATTTGGACTTACGTGTATGGGATGACAAACATCCAAATCCTCCATCCCAAGTAGATTCGCTTGATCTCAGCCCAGTTCAGTTTGACCTGCTCTCTGACGCCAAACTTGGCAATCCGCTCCTGGCCATACTTGATATGCTGAGATATGGTAAGTTTACTCGTCAGATTTCCTCGAAGATTGACTCACTTCTTTTGTCCAGTAGAAGGCTCTCGTGTTTTGTGGGTGATCAGGCAGTCCAAAAAGACCCCAGATGGCCACGGGAACTGAGATTACTCCGTCCATGATGAACAGCCATCTCCAACCAGCGAGGCCATGACGCCCGTTCATACTACTGTATAAAccagcttgaagatatcCGCTGAACATACTAGCGATAGACTCAACCTCGAGAAGAATGGCCAGGCGCTTTGTCAGCTCATTGGGGCCATACCAGCTGCCAAGCATGGCGATGTATCCAGGAAAAGCGCATGACTCAAACAGGCCTGTGAAGAAACGCAAAGCGTACATCTTTTGGTATATCAGCCAGTAAAACTTGGAAGATTGGAACTAATATCTTACCACTTTGATGCTGTGGGTGAAGCCCATGCCAATGACCAAAGCCGACCAGCATAGCTCACAAGTTGGAATCAAGATGGAAGGGCGGATATGGCTTAGCTGCAGCATCTGAGCTGGGATAGTACCAACCATGATGCCGAGACTAAACCATGTGCCAAGCCAGTTCCGTTCATTGCCGTAAAGTTCGAGATCTTCTTGCATCCCGCTGACAAAGGCGTTGCCTCAAGAGCGTTAGCGAAGACCTATAAATCCAAAATACTTAGCTCAAGAACTCACTGTAATTGGTCTGGTCCAAATACTTGATAAAGTAGCCAAGCAAAACCGTTGGACTAGGCGCCGTTAGCTAGACGTCTCGCTAATGCAATGCAGTGCGGGACGAGAAAGAAGCCGCGGCACTACTTACAAGAAGATCAGATCTAAACGTCTGACATATGCACGGTATTTGGGATCTCCGTCAATAGAGTCCCAAAAGAAACCAGCAATGCGACGCCATTTAGAACCGGACTGTGCATTGGGGTCAGGACCATGGTCGATGGCTTCTGTGTCCAACACGGGACTGGTTTTGGCGTCGAGGCTAGGCTTTGTCGCGACTTCAGCGTCACTGTGACTGTGGGTATCAATTTGATGGGCCATTTTACCGCAAGCTTTGTCTTTTGCTTATCATGGCTAGGGAATAATCTGGCAGTTATATAAACATGACTGGTGATGGACACGAAATTGCCCGATAGAGTGCAACACCTTAGTCAAGAAAGATCAACTATTATTTTCCACTATGGATCTATTTCCCCTAGTTCACAATCCAAAGGCAGAGTTTCATCGAGGATGGAAACAATTCCATCTCTGATCGCACTATGGATTTAGGCGAAGCGGTGACAACTTTCTGTGAAGAGCCTGATAAGCTGATGGCGCAATAATAGTCTGATGGTACGACAACAAGCTAGTACTAAAATGCCAAAGCGACATGAGAGTACATGGGATCAGTATGAGAAGCTGTCAGAAAAAGAGGTATTTCTATGAACTTGCTCCTCGATTTCTCCCGACCAATGCCATTGCAATCCGCTATGGTGTCATTCAAGACGTGGGGCGGCGTCCACAATTAGAAGCCATGGAACTGGAGCAGTCGATATTGATAAGAAGACACGATAAGTCGACTCCGATATTAATCGCAATCACAGAATATAGCCAGAATGTCTGATATTCTTCGCATCGTTCTGGAAAACGTCGACTTTCGTCTGCCCACGCAGGTGACCGATGACAACAGTGTCCTCGCTCTCAAAAGCTTAGTCTTGGAACCTTTGATACGATGGCAGCCAGACGGCGAGGTCCTACCAGGGCTCTTTGACCGATGGGATGTTTCAGACGATCAACGAACATGGTTCTTTCATATCCGAGATGGTGCTGTTTTTCACGATGGAAAACCTTGTGACGCCCTCCTCATTGTCGAGTACATCAAGGGCTTCCTTGACTCACACGATTACTTTGGCATGGCCTGGAGCTATAGTCGATATTTTGCCAACACGGCATTCACCGCCCAAGATTCCAGGGTTGTCAAGATCcagcatcaagagccttTTGCAGATCTTCTAAACGTCCTCAATGACTTTTGGCCGTCGAGGATTGACTCAGATGGAAAGCCAATCCTCGGCACGGGTCCGTATCGTGTTGTCGAATTTACGCGACAAGACAGCGTTGGATCTG from Fusarium fujikuroi IMI 58289 draft genome, chromosome FFUJ_chr04 harbors:
- a CDS encoding related to transporter protein, which encodes MAHQIDTHSHSDAEVATKPSLDAKTSPVLDTEAIDHGPDPNAQSGSKWRRIAGFFWDSIDGDPKYRAYVRRLDLIFFPTVLLGYFIKYLDQTNYSNAFVSGMQEDLELYGNERNWLGTWFSLGIMVGTIPAQMLQLSHIRPSILIPTCELCWSALVIGMGFTHSIKVMYALRFFTGLFESCAFPGYIAMLGSWYGPNELTKRLAILLEVESIASMFSGYLQAGLYSSMNGRHGLAGWRWLFIMDGVISVPVAIWGLFGLPDHPQNTRAFYWTKEHIKYGQERIAKFGVREQVKLNWAEIKRIYLGWRIWMFVIPYTMVAACHTATSYFNLWLKAEGYSVQKINYLPTGGNALAIVVTVAWGMIADRTKQYYWLIASLTLLMIVANILLSVWDIPKSALMFAYYISYAGSACTPVLISWTYGLNAADTNTRQLLVATANLVSYAWVLWVPLVLFPTYDAPKYKYGYQILILFGGIAILSITAMKYLYGRKK
- a CDS encoding uncharacterized protein (reviewed:yes 1), whose protein sequence is MEDLCSVERAGVALGQKTLFTTRNDEKVFLSKGYIPLLVNLTIEDKAAKGLRKHKGGNTREDAVYVSALEAVRDNRFLLLTGQSGSGKTTFAEYLIFGHTTGVFEKDRDAIPRNESGERRKEILSGLRTLPLLVTVANTQDLADVDDNLLAILESWDSREKERAYDELLLILDGTEKAGSQGMKHITSIANAITPRPHVRLLVLGRDEETQDWTLPVGFAKLQILPLLTTQRYELARKLNLDTDYGSGNGASRPAVFTLSLAAGHVGDTGECALDAWLTVLNPEALQDLLHGALDEWEHQRHGQLNSLTKTTQKWPFVLCTAVQELLVAAQLQTASFQEILDVFDQDAKSAIPIIRSLLNRFAKGEKQEKLICELLNRHEYDLDEEQAQYAALVASEFIDLNNTPLVTQAIARLLKVVEIGTLPLSYRVMAGRYLSLFGDPRDLTELVAVTEGTSLFGSSNHPNSRPVHRLHIGPFKIGAFPVVNQDYGEFVQQTGRTWLSQDGYDPYSRNTPATDLTWHDAREYCQWVTQKWRKEGKIGPNQTVRLPSEPQWERASRGDQREPQAGQNVYPWGTNFATSLSNCEELALNNKCTVGLFPQSRSPFGCYDMTGQVWEWCTTLWGKDMATPTYMYPWEISDGREDLDADGSVRRVLRGGCFSSGRAKATCTYRGSLEPTGFWRGNGFRIVVVSE